The segment CTTAACAACTGCTGGGAAAAGTATGTAAAAAACAAGTAGAAAAGATAAGTGTTAACTGTTTTTCTGGTGTTCCTTTTTAGTTGCTACCACTGGCCCATCTGTGTTCTACAGCCAGTCACCTGCCTATAACTCTCAGTATCTTTTGGGAACTGCTGCAACCAATGTAACACCAGCAAAGGTGAGAATAAAtttacttctttaaattgcTTCCAGTGATCTGAAAATGACTGACTGGTTTTGATTGTGTGCAGCTAGATGTAATTGCAGTTCTTTACATAGAATTTGGTGAATTAAAACTGCTAGGGATAAAATGATAATTTGTCTCCCTGCTGAACTTTTGAGATACGGAGTTTGGAAGGAAAAGctagaaaaacatattttatatcTGTGTACACTTCTCCTACAGATATGTATGATAGCACTTAAATATTCCCCCCTTTAATTATGTGGCAAAAGAGAATGGATTTTCCAAGCtctttttcatggaaaagaaaGCCTCTCATATTGTGCCCCCTTTTCAGTGTTTGTTCTCAAATGCCCATCAAGTTGTAAACTACTTTAGGTTTAAACTTAAAAGCATGCCTTTCTTTCAGGAGTGCATGTTACGTGGGCTTCAGCACAGTAAGATTTTGTCCTCTTTGTTACCATAATAAGCAGAGCAcgtgttttctgctttttcttcagcCTCCTGTCTATGGCATGAACCGACTTACGCCTCAGCCACATATATATTCCTATCAACCACCACCAATGCATACACCACCTCTGCAAAACACTTCTGGTTGTATGTTTTCCCAAGAGATGTATGGGCCGCCTCTGCGTTTTGATTCTCCTGGTACTGCGCTCATTTCTCCTCGTACAGCTGATGACTACTACAACTACAGTGTTCCCCAGGCGAGCACCAACCCAACACTGCCTAAGCCGGGCTATTTCACAAACCGTTCGGTCACACCACCCACTCTAAAGCCTGCGGAGCCAAAAGCAATGCCTAAATTTGGACCACCAGGAACAGCAGAAGGATCAAAAACACCTCTGccaacaccagcacagccaagtCAGCCAAcaacttttaaatttaaacctAACTTCAAGTCTAATGATGGGgactttactttttcttctccccctcAAGTTGCACCACAGCCCCTTAATGCACCTTTTAATAGTAGAGAAAGCCTCTTGGATCTTCTAACATCCGATAAACCTTTACAGGATGATAGATACACTGAACAAAAGCCAGTTAACGATCCCACAAACAGTTCAAGAAATACCTTTAATTTTACCAATAAACATATGCCAGGCATCTCTCTTCGAGAAAACATGGGACAAAATGCACATAAAAACCTGGGTTTTGAGAAGAATGATACATTTAGTGTTCAAGAGCCATGCAAGCCTGTATTTATGCCTTCAAATTCAGATTTGGCCAATAGAAGTTATGAAACTGAAGGAGGAAGCACCCATGGGGGagatgaggatgatgatggtCCTCATTTTGATCCTGTGGTGCCACTTCCTGATAAGATTGAAGTAAAGACAGGtgaggaagatgaagaagaattcTTCTGCAACAGAGCCAAGCTCTTTCGTTTTGATGCAGAATCTaaagaatggaaagaaagaggtaTTGGAAACgtgaaaatactgaaacatAAAGTATCTGGCAAATTTCGTCTCTTAATGAGACGGGACCAAGTGCTGAAAATCTGTGCAAATCATTACATAAATACTGATATGAAATTAACTCCAAATGCTGCATCAGATAAATCATTTGTATGGCATGCTTTAGACTATGCAGATGAATTGCCAAAACCAGAACAGCTTGCAATTAGATTTAAAACACCTGAAGAAGCAatgcttttcaaaaaaaagtttgaggaggcacagaatattttaaaatccttgGGATCAAATGCTGACATGTCTGTGGCTCAGAGCAGTGGAACtgcaaaagaaacagcaaatcaGGACATCAAAGAGCCCAACAGAACCACTTCTGGGACCATGAACTTGGGCTTTCAGTTTCCAAAAGATGGAGCAAGCGTTGAACCTGACAGCAAAGGCACCCTTACAGCTACATCCTCTGCATCTAGCACTACAATGTCATTTGGAAAGGATGCTCAGCAAGCCTCTTCTTCTAGTGGGTTTGCACAGCATCTCTTGAAGAAGGATCAATGGGAGTGTAAAGTATGTTTAGTTCCAAATGAAGCAACGGTAAAGAATTGTGTATCATGTCAAAGTCCAAATCCAGGTATGTGGGAAACACATGGCACCCCCATAACTGGCTCTGCAAGTTTGAAAGGGAGTGGTAACACAATGCAGGACAAGTCTGGATCTGCTTTTGCTAAAAAGGAAGGTCAGTGGGACTGCTCTGTATGCCGACGCCAAAATGAAGCAAAAGATATGAATTGCTGTTCCTGTCAGAATCCAAAACCTCAAAATCAACCAAATACATCCACACCTTCTGTTCAGACATCTGGTGCTCTGGGGTTTGGTTGCATTGCTGATACAAGTAAGCCCCAGAAAAACGGGTTTGAAGGGCTTTTTACTAAAAAGGAAGGTCAGTGGGATTGTGATACTTGTCTTGTGAGGAATGAAGGTTCTTCACCAGCCTGTGTAGCCTGCAATGCACCAAATCCATCTGCTAAGCCAGCTGGTGATACTTTGTCAACTCCTGCTTTTGGCTTGAAAAGTAAATTACCTGGACCTGATGGAGGACAGTTGGGAACAGGCTTTAAGTTTGGTCTTGAGCAAGGCAAAGCACCACCATTTACATTTCAGATTTCTTCTGATACTGAAGCCAAGTCTGGAAAGGAAGGATTTAGCTTTTCAATGCCAATGCCTGCAGGTGGATTTAAATTTGGGATACCGGAGACTAGTAAAAATACTGCTAAGAAAGATGAGCTATCCAAAGAGCATACTGGTTTCTTAAAAAGTGTTGATGAAAAAGACAAGAAGGAATTGCCTTCAGACAGTGGAACTGGATTCCTATTTCAAGAAACAGCAGACAAGGAGAAAATCGACTTTGTTTTTGGACAAAATAGCAGCACTTCTACTTTTGCTGAGCTTGCAAAAAGTACTCCTAGGGAAGGCTTTCAATTTGGCAAAAAGGACCCTAACTTCAAAGGCTTTTCAGGTGCAGgtgaaaagctgttttcttcacaaaatTCTAAAACAGATCAGAAAGCAAACACATCTGCTGACCTTGGAGAGAAAGATGATGATGTGTATAAGACGGAGGATAGCGATGATATCCATTTTGAACCTATAGTTCAGATGCCTGAAAAAGTAGAACCATTTACAGGAGAGGAAGATGAGAAAGTGTTATACTCCCAGAGAGTAAAACTGTTCAGGTTTGATCCAGAAACCAGCCAGTGGAAAGAACGCGGGGTGGGCAATCTGAAGATTCTTAAGAATGAAGTTAATGGCAAAGTACGAATATTGATGCGGCGTGAGCAGGTACTGAAGGTGTGTGCGAATCACTGGATAACGACAACAATGAACTTGAAACAGCTGTCTGGCTCAGACAAAGCATGGATGTGGATGGCCAATGACTTTTCTGATGGTGATGCAAAGTTGGAACATCTGGCAGCAAAATTCAAGACACCGGAGCAGGCTGAGGAGTTCAAACAGAAGTTTGAAGAATGTCAGAGGCTACTACTAGACATACCACTGCAGACACCCCATAAACTTGTTGATACAGGTAGGACAGCTCAGCTTatacagagagcagaggaaatgaaGTGTGGCTTAAAAGATCTCAAAACTTTTCTGACAGATGACAAAACTAAACTGTCAGAAGACGAAAATGCAAACTCTGTTTGTACCAGCAGTACTTCTGATTTGGTTATAAAGCCACATGCTGAAAGTACAGGCCCTACTCTGGAATGGGATAACTATGACTTGCGTGAGGAAGCATTGGATGATAGTGTAAGTAGTTCTGTATATGCATCACCTCTTGCAAGTAGCCCTGTAAGGAAAAACCTGTTTAGATTTGGAGAGTCTACCACTGGTTTTAGTTTCAGCTTTAAATCTGCTTTGAGCCCATCCAAATCTCCTGCCAAACAGAATCAGAGTAGAACATCAGTAGGCACAGATGAAGATTCTGATGTTACtcaagaagaggaaagagatgGACAGTACTTCGAACCTGTGGTACCTCTGCCTGATCTTGTGGAAGTGACCAGTGGCGAGGAAAATGAGCAAGTTGTCTTCAGTCATAGAGCCAAACTCTACAGATACGACAAAGATGCAAATCaatggaaagagagagggatTGGGGATATCAAGATATTGCAGAACTATGACAACAAACAAGTTCGTATAGTAATGAGAAGGGACCAGGTACTAAAACTCTGTGCCAATCACAGGATAACACCAGATATGAATATGCAACAAATGAAAGGATCTGATAGAGCCTGGGTATGGACTGCATGTGACTTTGCAGATGGGGAAAGAAAAGTAGAACTTCTGGCTGTACGATTCAAACTGCAAGATGTAGCAGACTCATTTAAGCAAATTTTTGATGAAGCAAAGCATGCCCAAGAGAGAGAGACACTGATAACACCTCTTTCTTCTCGTGCCAATACACCAAAGGAATCTCCATGTGGTAAAAATGCTGTAGCTGTCCTAGAAGAAACAACCAGAGAAAGAACTGATGTCAGCCAGAGTGATGATAATTCTGATACAACTGTAGAGGCTGCAGAGGTGTCAAATACTTCTgaaacaccaacaaaaacagTGGTTTCTCCTCCAAAGTTTGTATTTGGATCTGAATCTGTCAAGAGCATTTTCAGTAATGAAAAGTTAAAGACATTCGCATTTGGAAATACTTCAGCCACTGGTTCTCTCTTTGGCTTCAGTTTTAATCCCCCCAAAAAGAGTGAACGCCCTGTTCCAGCATCTCAGaagacagcacagaaaggacTGGAAGTCTCCGAACCACCAAAAATCTCAAATGCTACTCAGAAGCCTGTAGACACCAAGGTAGACAACTTGCCTGCTTCAACACAAGATGGACCGTCTAACTTCTCATTTAGAGTTCTGGAAAAAGGTGAGTGTCAGTTTTACTAGTAATTTATTCAGGTATGCAACTTATTAAGCAGTCAGCTTTGTGGTGTTCACGATTCTTTATTCTCTTGAGAACAGGTAGTATCTTCCAGTTTAGATGCAGTTATCTACATGTTCTCCAGAGTTTCAgctaaagaaagaaattttgagtcataattattttcaaataaaaatgaaaatatatgatGCAGGGTGGAAGTTTGTTTACTGAGAACAGGATTTTCAGGTAGAGAGCTTAAACTCTCTAGGTCGGGTACGGGTATATAGTCTctaaaggtcttacagcattttagtatctaaatagagtgatttatttatacaaaagcacatatctgaaggcataagAGTTCTGAGAGTGGCCTTATTCTACGATCAAttataaacctaggcaaacaaagtctaaacaagacaataaccaaagcatagaaatcttaacacacacaactctaatgaaacagcaaacaaagcatagaattcttaacaagcaaaactagtaagactataagcaaagcacatatctgacattacagcctctaggtaaatcagcctcccatctgactCCATGCAGGATTTTTCAACTGTGGGGTCACAatcacagaaagggaacacaagatcacagatcccagacaggggtcccggctgtggggatcacagtggcaatggaggGGTCCCGAACTTGGCAGAGTTCCTGAACGCAGggtcgcagggacaaggaggggtccctggggtcccgaaccctcgcagggggaaggaacgggaccccagggcccagatgccaggctacaatagatgatacctttagaatcccattcggctccctggcaaggctccttcctcaggctgcaggaggtggaggttggatcgattgatcggattgatcaatcaacCAATTCCTCTGGCTGACTGACtgacagaggctttttatcccaaattgcaaaatgcatattcatattttttatctacacactaaccaatctaggtacaattctaaagttcgtaaaactatgaaaatcagcgtcaaaacctacgcacatagcatatctattaacgtaaaactctatcttactggcataaggttctaccttgtaCATAAAAgtcatactaaaaattataaacagtactctactctatttttgttgtgtctgtactctatcactaagcctgaagctgtgtccttctacactgaactaggacttagggcatgtaagaCTTAAggctaagggttagatttctactttatgtatctaaagcttttatatattctaatttttctaaaggttttaattctatctctgtacttttcactgtggaggatccatggaaacatgggcTCCGACAGTGCTACATCTGAATTTTGGATTTAAATGCACAAAGAATCTGTGGATTCGCTTTTGGGGCTTAAATAGGTAGTTGATGTTGTATGTACCCAGGCCTTTGCTCTGAGTGGTAAAGTGTGAGAATAGCAGATGTATGCTACAGCTAAAATTGGCATTATCCCCATAATTAGGTAGGTGAGTGTTGTGGAACTAGTCTGTACCTTTGTTTCAGGCGTTAAATACCGGCAATTTTGGTTGTGTAGCTTAACATCGGGTGTCAGCCTacctctgcagcctggaaagAGACTGTGACGGCATACTCATTGTATGGTTTCTGTCATAGTCTGAGAAAGATGACaggcagaagctgtggctgtgacagGACCACTGTAGTGTGCTCAAGTGTCTGTGAGAAGGATGGGATGTCTCAGACTCAGGAACACATCTGGTCTGTTCATTAGCAAAAGGGTAATAAAGTGACATGGCAGAAGGTAATTGCTGCAGTACATTCGCATGGGTTGGATAAGCTTGTGTAGAATGAGCAGATGAAATTTCCTGCCTTGCAATATGACTATGGAATACTTGCAGAACATAGATAAGTCTGTTCTATCCTTTTAAAATTCCAGGTAAACATTCATATACCAACAACTTATTTTTTTAGGATTTAATTTTAGCCTCTTTAAATCTAATCCCATGGCCTTTTGGACAAGCACATCCTCCTTGCAACCTGATAGTAAAGGTATTTACATACTGCACTGAATGTGTGATAAAAACACTCTAGCAGGCATGGACAATAACCCAGCTGTGTCAAAGCAGTTGGCTCAGTAATCCTTATAATTAACATGCATGCTGAAGGAGAGAACTTGAAATTGTGTGTCTGACTACTGTATTTGTCCTGTTAAAGAATGTCTCTAGCCCTTAGTATGTTTACATGAGCCAGCACAATGGATGGCCCTGTTAAAGCTTTTAGCTTGTTTGCCTTATTTTTTGAGGATATGTGCCCTGCGCTTCTTCTGTCACAGTTTTACTACATGTGCACACTAGATCTCTTAAATtcgttttttctaaagaaattacATGGTTATTTTCATATAATATGTCTTGTGGTGCTTGATGCATTTTACTATATGTCAATGAAATATGCCTGAAGATCTTGAGACAGCTTATCCAGTAAAGAGCTTTAATGTATTTAGCCTCTGTGGAAGTGTTTGCTTCAGTTTCCTGATTATCAGTGTTAACTGCTGCACTTTTAAAAAGAGTGCACAGAAGTGAGAGCCACCTTCATGTATAATCTGAAGTCCACCTTAGCTGGTTAGAAAACTTCTGCCCATTTGTAATTAATTTGTTTACGTTCAGACTCTGTAAACAACTGTTACACCCTATAGTTTGATTATAGGTTACTACTAGTGCTGCTTGCAAGTCTGCTTTCTGTAAGCAAGCTAAACTTACATGGTTTTAAAAGtattgtaattttaaataacaaaCTTCTAGTCTGCATAAGACAGTCTTCCAGTATTAGTGTCTTACATTGTTTAAAAGTGTCAAAATATCATTTGATAAGCTGTTCTTACTTGAATGCTGAATTCCTGTTCCGTATACAAAACCTAAAGTCACTTGCTCTGCGTTTTCAAGCATCCCCGTGGATGGAGTTTATTAACAATTCAGTTCTGTTTACGTAATATGATGTCTCTAATCTGGAATGATTACTCATTCAGTGCTAATGCACCTATACTGGAGCTTTCCTTACCTCAAATTGATCGTGGTGTTATATTGGGGGCATAGGGCAGGGGGGGAtgtatttaaagaaacaaacaaaataagcCTTTGTGGTGCTTAAGACTGTTCCTCACTTCTACTTTTCTGATAATTAGGTTATGATTATATATTTAGTGATTTGTTTACAGCTGATGATTGTCTTCAGCGTACTTGGGTCTGTGAGCTCTGACTTAATAGTAAAGGATTTTGAGAAGTCCTTCCTAAATTAGGTTTTCAAGCCTGTccaataaaaatataagacaGTTTTCTCATGGGCAACTTCTTTTGGGGAGTGGCTTCTGAGTTGTACTAGAACAacattcaaaagaaatttaacCTCATAGTAGTTCTGCAGCTCCATGCATTTACGTTTTTCTCAAATCATAAACTTCTTATAAGTTcttgttctggttttggctggggtaaagttaatttttttctcagtagctggtacagtgctgaGTTTTGGATTCAGCATGAGAACAATGCTGATTACACACTGATAATGTGGTTGCTGCTAGGCAGTGCTTACTCTAAATCaaggaccttttttttttttggttcgTGCTGTGCCATTGAGGAGGCACACAAATaaaagctgggagggagctctgCCGGGGGACAGGTGACTCAGAGTGGGCAAGGGGGTGTTCCACACCATAGAACATCATGCTCAGTTTATAAGCTGGTGGAGCTACCTGGAAGAGGGGGCAGTAGG is part of the Prinia subflava isolate CZ2003 ecotype Zambia chromosome 3, Cam_Psub_1.2, whole genome shotgun sequence genome and harbors:
- the RGPD4 gene encoding ranBP2-like and GRIP domain-containing protein 4, with translation MMRRTKPEVERYVASLQAAARSPREKSMKGFLFAKLYFEIKEYELAKRYISTYLNVQERDPKAHRFLGQIYEAEDNIEKAFGCYKRSVELNPTQKDLVLKIAELLCNNDITDGRAKYWVDRAAKLFPGSPAIYRLKEQLLDCKGEDGWNQLFDLIQAELYARPDDVYINIRLVALYRSNNRLKDAVLHCQEAEKRIPLQSSLEWCSCVVETFEEYLESLQDLESDKNNWRTIKKDHLLAYSSFVKLTLSSRDVQECREALESFDRELQSVKPYVSVADELSRTYVEMKGQLYMHAGALLLKMAQDNETQWRAMCELAALCYLLSFQVPKPKSKLIKGDQTGQDMLEMLACDRKSQSGHMLLNLSHGKQDFFKEIVESFANKNGSFALFDSLFESGASRERSFIGTDDIGNVSTQTPVQVELHKYDTGAIRLHNGSLQHLVWLGLQWNSLSVLPPMRKWLKQLFHLPQETSRLETDAPESICLLDLEVFLLGVVFTSNLQLQEKFNSHYSAHQPQFLPLPICKQLYTEKQRSWWDAVRTVLQRKSIPGTAAKLRLVVQHGISTLRALEKHGLQPALIIHWAKSLQKTGINLNSFYDQKEYIGRSVYYWKKVLPMLETIKKKRSISEPTDPLFKHFHSVDIQVFQVAAYEEEAQIAFAMLDAVDGKTDDALSAFEAIENVVSYWNLAVIFQRKAEEIENDIMLPEEHEEHKTYLLKAKYYLMKIIAESSSDVSVAEKLPVSIETVREVLDTVIQELGENGEEGSLAFRNGLSRAVDSAMKHSTPSPTKFSLSPTKTYKFSPKTPPQWAEDHKSILQMICQQVEALKNEMQEMKLNSNTNASHRWPAENYGTDAMPDSYQRAQNLHEAPLTVATTGPSVFYSQSPAYNSQYLLGTAATNVTPAKPPVYGMNRLTPQPHIYSYQPPPMHTPPLQNTSGCMFSQEMYGPPLRFDSPGTALISPRTADDYYNYSVPQASTNPTLPKPGYFTNRSVTPPTLKPAEPKAMPKFGPPGTAEGSKTPLPTPAQPSQPTTFKFKPNFKSNDGDFTFSSPPQVAPQPLNAPFNSRESLLDLLTSDKPLQDDRYTEQKPVNDPTNSSRNTFNFTNKHMPGISLRENMGQNAHKNLGFEKNDTFSVQEPCKPVFMPSNSDLANRSYETEGGSTHGGDEDDDGPHFDPVVPLPDKIEVKTGEEDEEEFFCNRAKLFRFDAESKEWKERGIGNVKILKHKVSGKFRLLMRRDQVLKICANHYINTDMKLTPNAASDKSFVWHALDYADELPKPEQLAIRFKTPEEAMLFKKKFEEAQNILKSLGSNADMSVAQSSGTAKETANQDIKEPNRTTSGTMNLGFQFPKDGASVEPDSKGTLTATSSASSTTMSFGKDAQQASSSSGFAQHLLKKDQWECKVCLVPNEATVKNCVSCQSPNPGMWETHGTPITGSASLKGSGNTMQDKSGSAFAKKEGQWDCSVCRRQNEAKDMNCCSCQNPKPQNQPNTSTPSVQTSGALGFGCIADTSKPQKNGFEGLFTKKEGQWDCDTCLVRNEGSSPACVACNAPNPSAKPAGDTLSTPAFGLKSKLPGPDGGQLGTGFKFGLEQGKAPPFTFQISSDTEAKSGKEGFSFSMPMPAGGFKFGIPETSKNTAKKDELSKEHTGFLKSVDEKDKKELPSDSGTGFLFQETADKEKIDFVFGQNSSTSTFAELAKSTPREGFQFGKKDPNFKGFSGAGEKLFSSQNSKTDQKANTSADLGEKDDDVYKTEDSDDIHFEPIVQMPEKVEPFTGEEDEKVLYSQRVKLFRFDPETSQWKERGVGNLKILKNEVNGKVRILMRREQVLKVCANHWITTTMNLKQLSGSDKAWMWMANDFSDGDAKLEHLAAKFKTPEQAEEFKQKFEECQRLLLDIPLQTPHKLVDTGRTAQLIQRAEEMKCGLKDLKTFLTDDKTKLSEDENANSVCTSSTSDLVIKPHAESTGPTLEWDNYDLREEALDDSVSSSVYASPLASSPVRKNLFRFGESTTGFSFSFKSALSPSKSPAKQNQSRTSVGTDEDSDVTQEEERDGQYFEPVVPLPDLVEVTSGEENEQVVFSHRAKLYRYDKDANQWKERGIGDIKILQNYDNKQVRIVMRRDQVLKLCANHRITPDMNMQQMKGSDRAWVWTACDFADGERKVELLAVRFKLQDVADSFKQIFDEAKHAQERETLITPLSSRANTPKESPCGKNAVAVLEETTRERTDVSQSDDNSDTTVEAAEVSNTSETPTKTVVSPPKFVFGSESVKSIFSNEKLKTFAFGNTSATGSLFGFSFNPPKKSERPVPASQKTAQKGLEVSEPPKISNATQKPVDTKVDNLPASTQDGPSNFSFRVLEKAEKTTVSEDDVPSDEVVIVYELTPTPEQRALADFLKLPSTFFCYKNKPGYVSDEDEDEDYETAVRKLNGRLYPSDSEEKKKGQGSVKASLAGKSEFNNERECAATWEKKPAPEEKDETKAQEVPSTAVCGASTDTEGDSPEDLKSEAEIHEMKENEVASSSDLVCTSKEEIPAPSKSEVTVHVQSGTSSEESHSTTETVQVPQALSRAEDKPVDLSTKKSDSDGSESAQENRIISFGFGNTTGLSFADLASKSSEEFAFGSKDKNFKWANTGATVFGDTTHKADEDEGGSDDEVVHNEDIHFEPIVSLPEVEVKSGEEDEEILFKERAKLYRWDRDVTQWKERGVGEIKILFHTQKKYYRVLMRRDQVLKVCANHVITKEMNLVPSDTSNNAFIWTATDYADGEVKVEQFAVRFKSQEMANSFKKMFEECQLSLSELQKGHLSLAAGLSKDTNPVVYFEVSADDEPLGHITMELFANIVPRTAENFRALCTGEKGFGFKNSRFHRIVTDFVCQGGDITNHDGTGGRSIYGTAFEDENFIVKHTGPGLLSMANKGRDTNNSQFFITLKKAEHLDFKHVVFGFVKDGMDVVKKIESFGSPKGLVNGRIVITDCGQI